From Streptomyces sp. NBC_00775, one genomic window encodes:
- a CDS encoding amidase yields MSELLNAFWSYEQALGANDVAALDHWFLDAPDTVRAEGSMVLSGHAAISDFRRGRSGGAPARTVERVHEVRIAEDVAVLTAETLRADGARGMQTQVWRLTGEGWRIAAAHVSAVPSPVADEAPDPAVWRVVGRPLVAGAEEGPLAGVRTAVKDLFAVAGQRIGGGNPQWLADAPVEHRHADAVRELLSAGAQLAGIAQTDELAFSLAGTNIHYGTPVNPAAPGRITGGSSSGPAAAVARGWADLGLATDTAGSIRVPASYCGLYGWRPTLGAVPTGGLLPLAPSFDTAGLLARDPDLLRTAAKVLLPRDDEARVTTLLVDDALTALAEPEVRASFEAACRALSLRTGLELVRTDTGMAPHLEEWLPAFRTVQAAEAWAAHGEWIEKHPGALGADIEARFAGGSQVAEGEVRDATSGLLSARSVIVEVLPPGTVLLLPATSSPAPRADATPAEVETVRAATLRLTCLASLAGLPAVTMPRLRVRDLPVGLCAIGAPGTDHALLELTHA; encoded by the coding sequence ATGAGCGAACTCCTCAACGCCTTCTGGTCGTACGAACAGGCCCTGGGCGCCAATGACGTGGCGGCCCTCGACCACTGGTTCCTGGACGCCCCGGACACGGTGCGCGCCGAGGGTTCCATGGTGCTGAGCGGGCATGCGGCCATCTCGGACTTCCGTCGCGGCCGCAGCGGGGGAGCGCCGGCCCGTACGGTCGAGCGCGTCCATGAGGTGCGGATCGCCGAGGACGTCGCCGTACTGACCGCCGAAACGCTGCGGGCCGACGGGGCGCGCGGGATGCAGACACAGGTGTGGCGGCTGACGGGGGAGGGCTGGCGGATCGCGGCCGCGCACGTCAGCGCGGTGCCGAGCCCGGTGGCGGACGAGGCTCCGGACCCCGCGGTGTGGCGGGTCGTGGGCCGGCCGCTGGTCGCCGGGGCGGAGGAGGGGCCGCTCGCCGGTGTACGTACTGCCGTCAAGGACCTCTTCGCCGTTGCCGGACAGCGGATCGGCGGGGGCAACCCGCAGTGGCTGGCCGATGCGCCGGTGGAGCACCGACATGCCGACGCGGTAAGGGAATTGCTCAGCGCAGGCGCCCAGCTGGCCGGCATCGCCCAGACCGACGAACTCGCCTTCAGTCTCGCCGGGACCAACATCCACTACGGCACCCCCGTCAACCCCGCCGCCCCCGGCCGGATCACCGGCGGCTCCAGCAGCGGCCCGGCGGCGGCGGTCGCCCGCGGCTGGGCGGATCTGGGGCTGGCCACGGACACCGCGGGCTCGATCCGGGTCCCCGCCTCCTACTGCGGCCTCTACGGCTGGCGCCCCACCCTCGGAGCCGTCCCCACCGGCGGCCTGCTCCCGCTGGCCCCGTCCTTCGACACGGCGGGACTGCTTGCCCGGGACCCGGACCTGCTGCGTACAGCGGCGAAGGTGCTCCTGCCCCGGGACGACGAAGCCCGGGTGACCACGCTTCTGGTCGACGACGCCCTCACCGCGCTCGCCGAACCCGAGGTCCGGGCTTCCTTCGAGGCGGCATGCCGGGCACTCTCCCTCCGTACCGGCCTGGAGCTCGTGCGGACCGACACCGGCATGGCCCCACACCTGGAGGAGTGGCTGCCCGCCTTCCGTACCGTCCAGGCGGCCGAGGCGTGGGCCGCGCACGGGGAGTGGATCGAAAAGCATCCAGGCGCGCTGGGGGCCGACATCGAGGCCCGGTTCGCCGGGGGGAGCCAGGTCGCCGAGGGTGAAGTGCGTGACGCCACCTCCGGGCTCCTGTCCGCCCGTTCGGTCATCGTCGAAGTCCTGCCGCCCGGCACCGTGCTCCTTCTCCCCGCCACGAGCAGCCCGGCCCCCCGCGCCGATGCGACACCGGCCGAGGTCGAGACCGTACGAGCCGCAACCCTCCGCCTCACCTGCCTTGCCTCGCTCGCCGGGCTGCCCGCCGTCACCATGCCCCGGCTGCGGGTCCGCGACCTCCCGGTCGGCCTCTGCGCGATCGGCGCGCCGGGCACGGACCACGCCCTCCTGGAGCTGACCCATGCATGA
- a CDS encoding FAD-binding oxidoreductase — MAVDPKGTTLSAAELRRMTELVADDAMVGAGPGATHRTPGIDAFCTEAAALLGDDAVVREDSALDKASRDWAHMSPILAAKLPAGRAEVVLRPSSYEQVQPLVALAHRLRIPLTPRGKGTGNYGQAIPLHGGAVLDLTGCGRILGAGDGWIRAEAGAKMSDLEAHARTLGQELWMFPSTFGTSLGGFLCGGNGGTGSLANGTNGDGFVRELTVVPCTAEAEPFTVRGEEALPYIHAYGTTGITTTATVALQPARVWTGLFTSFDTWTSATAALGDLVRLEPAPRLVSLDEPGLVETFEADPALDPAALSVRAIIEERAEDDARAIIEKHGGRVTEVRPAPRGPALISSLSFNHPTYHLMKAQDGYFHLEIGGDVLLGDPAAVKAVFPGTVLHLEGMRSGTVGMLMAHYQGEAAVYEGIAALEALGVGVHDVHNWYVDRRLDLARAAARTADPLGLLNPGHLLGAR, encoded by the coding sequence ATGGCCGTCGACCCCAAGGGCACGACCCTGTCCGCCGCCGAACTGCGCCGGATGACCGAACTGGTCGCGGACGACGCGATGGTGGGCGCCGGCCCAGGTGCCACGCACCGCACCCCCGGCATCGACGCATTCTGTACGGAGGCCGCCGCACTCCTGGGTGATGATGCCGTCGTACGCGAGGACTCCGCCCTCGACAAGGCGTCCCGCGACTGGGCGCACATGTCGCCGATCCTCGCCGCCAAGCTCCCCGCCGGTCGCGCCGAGGTGGTGCTGCGCCCGTCGTCGTACGAGCAGGTCCAGCCCCTCGTCGCCCTCGCCCACCGCCTGCGTATCCCGCTCACCCCGCGCGGCAAAGGCACCGGCAACTACGGCCAGGCGATCCCGCTCCACGGTGGCGCCGTCCTCGACCTCACCGGATGCGGACGCATCCTGGGCGCGGGCGACGGGTGGATCAGGGCCGAGGCGGGCGCGAAGATGTCCGACCTGGAGGCGCATGCGCGCACGCTGGGCCAGGAGCTGTGGATGTTCCCCTCCACCTTCGGGACATCGCTCGGCGGCTTCCTCTGTGGTGGGAACGGCGGCACGGGATCGCTCGCCAACGGCACCAACGGGGACGGTTTTGTGCGGGAGTTGACCGTCGTCCCGTGCACGGCGGAGGCCGAGCCCTTCACCGTACGCGGCGAGGAAGCCCTCCCGTACATCCACGCCTACGGCACCACCGGCATCACTACGACCGCGACCGTCGCACTTCAGCCGGCTCGCGTCTGGACCGGCCTTTTCACCTCCTTCGACACGTGGACCTCCGCCACCGCCGCACTCGGCGACCTCGTACGTTTGGAGCCCGCCCCGCGCCTGGTCTCCCTCGACGAGCCCGGCCTCGTCGAGACCTTCGAGGCCGACCCGGCCCTCGACCCGGCCGCGCTCAGCGTCCGCGCGATCATCGAGGAGCGGGCCGAGGACGACGCCCGCGCGATCATCGAGAAGCACGGCGGCCGGGTGACCGAGGTACGTCCCGCACCGCGCGGCCCCGCCCTCATCTCCTCGCTCTCCTTCAACCACCCCACGTACCACCTGATGAAGGCCCAGGACGGCTACTTCCACCTGGAGATCGGCGGCGACGTACTGCTCGGCGACCCGGCAGCGGTCAAGGCCGTCTTCCCCGGGACGGTGCTGCACCTGGAGGGGATGCGCTCGGGGACCGTCGGCATGCTGATGGCGCACTACCAGGGTGAAGCCGCCGTGTACGAGGGGATCGCCGCCCTGGAGGCGCTGGGCGTCGGTGTCCACGACGTCCACAACTGGTACGTCGACCGGCGCCTCGACCTCGCCCGCGCCGCCGCTCGCACCGCCGACCCGCTGGGGCTGCTCAACCCCGGCCACCTCCTGGGAGCGCGCTGA
- a CDS encoding cysteine hydrolase family protein, giving the protein MHEIGPNSRNSWRADVTHVDLRRPQRLARPVTVEAQPQILTLDLASTAIVVIDMQNDFCSPDGWLASIGVDVSPARTPIPVLQRLLPALRAADVPVVWLNWGNRPDRANLPPGVLHVYDQAGTGGGLGSQLPTGARVLERDSASADITAPLFAAPGDLHIAKYRMSGFQDTELDSVLRNLRADTLLFAGVNADQCVLATLMDAASLGYDVLMLEDAVATTSPAYCMDATVYNVRQCFGFTLTAADLQEAL; this is encoded by the coding sequence ATGCATGAAATCGGCCCCAACTCCCGCAACTCCTGGCGCGCGGACGTCACACACGTCGACCTCCGCCGCCCGCAACGCCTGGCCCGGCCCGTGACCGTGGAGGCTCAGCCCCAAATCCTGACGCTCGACCTGGCCTCGACGGCCATCGTCGTCATCGACATGCAGAACGACTTCTGCTCGCCCGACGGCTGGCTGGCCTCGATCGGAGTGGACGTGTCCCCGGCCCGCACCCCCATCCCCGTACTCCAGCGGCTCCTCCCCGCCCTGAGGGCGGCCGACGTTCCCGTCGTCTGGCTCAACTGGGGCAACCGCCCCGACCGCGCGAACCTCCCGCCCGGCGTCCTCCACGTCTACGACCAGGCTGGAACCGGAGGCGGACTCGGCTCCCAACTGCCCACCGGGGCAAGGGTCCTGGAACGCGACAGCGCGTCCGCCGACATCACCGCACCCCTCTTCGCGGCACCCGGCGACCTGCACATCGCCAAGTACCGCATGAGCGGCTTCCAGGACACCGAACTCGACAGCGTCCTGCGCAATCTCCGCGCCGACACGCTCCTGTTCGCCGGAGTCAACGCCGACCAGTGCGTCCTCGCCACCCTCATGGACGCGGCGAGCCTCGGCTACGACGTGCTGATGCTGGAGGACGCGGTGGCCACCACCTCACCCGCGTACTGCATGGACGCCACCGTCTACAACGTCCGCCAGTGCTTCGGCTTCACCCTCACCGCCGCCGACCTCCAGGAAGCGCTGTGA
- a CDS encoding cupin domain-containing protein, translated as MAIPPLHTPLSKITAHHITAGDTVKLAVLTGPADGSPTTVVFEVWEPGGAQPLNWHPESVETFVVLAGEGRAVSDEHERDLAPGDVLVLPLGSKHRITNTSATERLYTLTIMSPDEGFANLIQRGPDAVLDDADLAVLGAAR; from the coding sequence ATGGCCATCCCCCCGCTCCACACGCCGCTCAGCAAGATCACCGCTCACCACATCACCGCGGGCGACACGGTCAAGCTCGCCGTCCTCACCGGACCGGCCGACGGCTCACCGACCACCGTCGTCTTCGAGGTGTGGGAACCGGGCGGCGCCCAACCGCTCAACTGGCACCCCGAGTCCGTGGAGACCTTCGTGGTGCTCGCGGGCGAGGGCCGCGCGGTCAGCGACGAGCACGAACGCGACCTCGCACCGGGTGATGTACTCGTCCTGCCCCTCGGCTCCAAGCACCGGATCACCAACACCTCGGCCACCGAGCGGCTCTACACCCTCACGATCATGTCCCCCGACGAGGGCTTCGCCAACCTGATCCAGCGGGGCCCCGACGCGGTGCTCGACGACGCGGACCTGGCCGTCCTCGGAGCCGCCCGATGA
- a CDS encoding creatininase family protein, translating to MTFTRFTDLSGPSVTDLSADTVAVLPVGAIEQHGPHLPVATDYFMAEAIAEGAALAASDSCDITLLPGLAYTKSDEHAWSPGTLWLSAATLFAVLDDLGRSLAKGPVRRLAFLNAHGGNSALLGVALRELRTKYGLFTFLLHAALPADQGGVSPSGELGLGVHGGLNETAAMLHLHPETVDMSLAERSVPEHLTAYEHVGFGKSVSFGWTSDDFGTGNGVIGDPTGATPELGRKLVDTAIADNAAALRECARFLPYA from the coding sequence ATGACCTTCACGCGTTTCACCGACCTCAGTGGACCGTCGGTCACTGACCTGTCCGCCGACACCGTGGCCGTCCTCCCCGTCGGCGCGATCGAGCAGCACGGGCCCCATCTGCCCGTCGCCACGGATTACTTCATGGCGGAGGCGATAGCGGAGGGTGCGGCCCTGGCCGCCTCCGACAGCTGCGACATCACCCTGCTGCCGGGCCTCGCGTACACCAAGTCCGACGAACACGCCTGGTCGCCCGGGACACTGTGGCTCAGCGCCGCGACGCTCTTCGCGGTACTGGACGACCTCGGACGGTCCCTCGCCAAAGGGCCCGTCCGGCGGCTCGCGTTCCTCAATGCACACGGCGGCAACAGCGCGCTGCTGGGCGTCGCCCTACGTGAACTCCGCACCAAGTACGGTCTGTTCACCTTCCTGCTGCACGCCGCGCTGCCCGCGGACCAGGGCGGCGTGTCCCCCTCCGGCGAGCTCGGCCTGGGCGTGCACGGCGGGCTGAACGAGACCGCGGCGATGCTGCACCTCCACCCGGAGACGGTGGACATGTCGCTGGCCGAGCGGAGTGTCCCGGAGCACCTGACCGCCTACGAGCACGTCGGCTTCGGCAAGTCCGTCTCCTTCGGCTGGACGAGCGACGACTTCGGTACGGGCAACGGCGTCATCGGCGACCCCACCGGAGCCACCCCCGAACTCGGCCGCAAGCTCGTCGACACCGCGATCGCCGACAACGCGGCCGCACTGCGCGAATGCGCCCGCTTCCTGCCTTACGCCTGA